Within Amycolatopsis sp. FDAARGOS 1241, the genomic segment CTGCGCGGGCAGCAGGTTCGCGTTGGGCTGCGGGACGTTGCCGGAGTCGCCGGCGCCCTCGCCGTTGTCGGCCGACGTGCCGACCAGGGCCAGCGCGCTCAGCACCAGCCCGGACACGACCACGCCGGCGCCCTGGGCCGCGCGCTTACGGGTGAGGGTGAAGCGGCCGCCGCCGAGCACGTGGGGCGAGTGCCCGAGCGGCGTGGACGATCCCAACGGCGGCGGACCTCCGAGCACTCCCGCCTCGCGCAGGCCGGCCACGCGGTCCGGGCGCTGGATGGCGACGAGCTGGCCGTCGGCCGTCACGGCCAGGTTGTCCGGGGCGCCCGGCAGGTCGGTGTGGTCCGGGATCGAGCGCAGGCTGGCCAGGAAACCGTCGGACATCGACGGCGCGCCCGCGTGGCGGACGGCCTCGACGGCTTGCCGCTGGGCGGACACCTCGGCCGCGCACATCCCGCAGCGGGCCAGGTGCGCCGTCGCGCGGTCGTGCGCGCCCGGCGAAAGCTCGCCGTCGACGAGTGCGACCACGACATCCGGCAACAAGTGCGACTCGGAAAGGCCCCAACCTCGCGCAGCGGTCATACCGACACCTTCGCAGTCTCGTCGCGCAGCGCCCGGCGCCGCTCGAGCGAAGCCCGCAAGGCCTGGCGGCCGCGGTGGATGCGGCTGCGGACGGTGCCGAGCTTGACACCGAGCGTCGCGCCGATCTCCTCGTAGGACAAGCCTTCGACGTCGCACAGAACCACGGCGGCCCGGAACTCCGGCGGCAGCTCGTCGAGCGCCGCCTGCAGGTCGGGGTCGAGGTGGGTGTCGCTGTAGACCTGCTCGGGGCTCGGGTCGTCGCCGACGATGCGGTCGGTGTCCTCCGGCAGCCCTTCCATGCGCACGCGCGAACGGCGGCGCGCCATGTCGAGGAACAGGTTCGTGGTGATGCGGTGCAGCCAGCCCTCGAAGGTGCCCGGCTTGTACGACGCGAGCGAGCGGAAGACGCGGATGAACGTCTCCTGCGTGAGGTCCTCGGCGTCGTGGGTGTTACCGGTCAGGCGGTAGGCCAGCCGGTAGACGCGGTCGGCGTGCTCGCGCACGACCTCGTCCCAGGACGGCGGCGTCCAAGCCGCTTCGCCCGAGTCCACGGTGACCGGCTCCGGCTCGGTCGTGTCGGCGTTCTGCATCAGGGGAGCAGGCACCTCCATCAGCGTGTCTCCTCTTCTGCTTCGGCCAACGCTACTCGGGAGCACGGTGTTCCCGTGCGCTCGAGACCCAAGTCTGTCCGGCCTCCTTATGGTTCTGGTGAGACGCGTCTGAGAACAGGCTGAGAAGTTATTTCGGCGGGCTTACCAGGGAGCCTTCGCGGTTTTGTCGACACCCAACGCTAACCTTCGCGCGTGAGTTCCGGGACGCATGCGGCCTCGGCGGCCGAGCCGGTCGGCGCGGAGTACGTCGACGGGTACCTTCCCGACGACGAAGTACTGGCCGCGGCGCGGGCGCGCGCGGCCGATCTGGGCTGCCACCCGCTGGCCGCGGGAGCGGGCGCGACCTTGCGTTTCCTCGCCGCGACGCTGGGCGCGCGGGCCGTGGTCGAGGTCGGTACGGGCGTCGGCGTGAGCGGGCTGCACCTGCTGCGCGGGATGGCCCCCGACGGCGTGCTGACGTCGATCGACCTCGAGCCCGAGTACCAGCGGGCGGCCCGCAAGACGTTCCTCGAGGCCGGCATCCCGCC encodes:
- a CDS encoding O-methyltransferase, yielding MSSGTHAASAAEPVGAEYVDGYLPDDEVLAAARARAADLGCHPLAAGAGATLRFLAATLGARAVVEVGTGVGVSGLHLLRGMAPDGVLTSIDLEPEYQRAARKTFLEAGIPPGRTRLIVGRALDVLPRLTPGGYDLVFIDATRIEFPSYYEKGVSLLRRGGIIAFHNVLAGGRVADPSRRDPETLALREVARAMREDERLVPALLPVGGGLLVAAVG
- a CDS encoding anti-sigma factor, which codes for MTAARGWGLSESHLLPDVVVALVDGELSPGAHDRATAHLARCGMCAAEVSAQRQAVEAVRHAGAPSMSDGFLASLRSIPDHTDLPGAPDNLAVTADGQLVAIQRPDRVAGLREAGVLGGPPPLGSSTPLGHSPHVLGGGRFTLTRKRAAQGAGVVVSGLVLSALALVGTSADNGEGAGDSGNVPQPNANLLPAQMAVPRSEPTVSTSPTEPTRPAVTPVDDERLSPAPAR
- the sigE gene encoding RNA polymerase sigma factor SigE; its protein translation is MEVPAPLMQNADTTEPEPVTVDSGEAAWTPPSWDEVVREHADRVYRLAYRLTGNTHDAEDLTQETFIRVFRSLASYKPGTFEGWLHRITTNLFLDMARRRSRVRMEGLPEDTDRIVGDDPSPEQVYSDTHLDPDLQAALDELPPEFRAAVVLCDVEGLSYEEIGATLGVKLGTVRSRIHRGRQALRASLERRRALRDETAKVSV